In the Gopherus flavomarginatus isolate rGopFla2 chromosome 6, rGopFla2.mat.asm, whole genome shotgun sequence genome, one interval contains:
- the VHL gene encoding von Hippel-Lindau disease tumor suppressor produces the protein MPQELAAEQRGRLLRSLNTREPAHVIFCNRSPRVVIPIWLDFEGQPQPYPVLQPGTGRRMYSYLEHLWLFRDAETDDGLLVNQTELFVPTRNVNGQPIFANITLPVFSLKERCLQVIRSLVKPVDYRRLDIVRSLYEDLEDHPDIRKDLQRLSLERS, from the exons ATGCCACAGGAGCTGGCGGCGGAACAGAGGGGACGGCTCCTGCGCTCTCTGAACACTCGGGAGCCCGCTCACGTGATCTTTTGTAATCGGAGCCCCCGGGTGGTCATCCCCATCTGGCTGGACTTCGAGGGCCAGCCACAGCCCTACCCGGTCCTGCAGCCGGGCACCGGCCGGAGGATGTACAGCTACCTCG AACATCTTTGGCTGTTCAGAGATGCAGAAACAGATGATGGACTTCTTGTCAATCAGACAGAGCTGTTTGTGCCTACTCGCAATGTGAATGGCCAGCCCATATTTGCAAATATCACACTTCCAG tgTTCAGTCTGAAAGAGAGGTGTCTTCAGGTTATTCGCAGTCTGGTAAAACCAGTGGACTACAGGAGATTGGATATTGTTCGGTCATTATATGAAGATCTGGAAGATCATCCCGACATTAGGAAGGATCTTCAACGGCTGTCTCTGGAAAGAAGTTAA